Proteins encoded together in one Flavobacteriales bacterium window:
- a CDS encoding phosphatase PAP2 family protein has protein sequence MNLNVRPGAMLRAVLLAAVLWAPPQAAHAQRVHTLDPGREAAFVGAGLVLNGTALLLPADTAGLWARHGGRDRATLSGFDRAAAFRWSPPAHRASNALFLSALVLSALGPALAYADDRPGVPMALVGESFLLSAGLTGVVKAVTHRPRPLVFNPDAPMHERRERDAYRSFWSGHAANTAALTVSAAMLVDRADVDPAVRTATWAGAVAVPVVMGWLRVRAGKHFPTDVLAGCLAGAVVGWAVPYFHRPENLP, from the coding sequence TTGAACCTGAACGTGCGGCCCGGGGCGATGCTCCGGGCCGTGCTGTTGGCGGCCGTGCTGTGGGCGCCGCCGCAGGCCGCGCACGCGCAGCGGGTGCACACGCTCGACCCCGGTCGCGAGGCGGCCTTCGTGGGCGCCGGCCTGGTGCTGAACGGGACGGCCCTGCTGCTGCCCGCCGACACGGCCGGGCTGTGGGCCCGCCACGGGGGCCGCGACCGCGCCACGCTGTCCGGCTTCGACCGTGCGGCGGCCTTCCGCTGGTCGCCGCCGGCGCACCGGGCCAGCAATGCCCTCTTCCTGTCGGCCCTGGTGCTGAGCGCGTTGGGCCCGGCGCTGGCGTATGCCGACGACCGGCCCGGCGTGCCCATGGCCCTGGTGGGCGAGAGCTTCCTGCTGTCCGCCGGACTCACCGGCGTGGTGAAGGCCGTCACCCACCGGCCGCGGCCGCTGGTCTTCAACCCCGATGCGCCGATGCACGAACGGCGCGAGCGCGACGCCTACCGTTCGTTCTGGAGCGGCCACGCGGCCAACACGGCGGCGCTGACGGTGAGCGCGGCCATGCTGGTGGACCGCGCCGACGTGGACCCCGCGGTGCGCACGGCCACCTGGGCGGGCGCCGTGGCGGTGCCGGTGGTCATGGGCTGGCTGCGGGTGCGGGCCGGGAAGCATTTCCCCACGGACGTGTTGGCAGGTTGCCTGGCCGGGGCCGTGGTGGGTTGGGCGGTCCCCTACTTTCACCGCCCCGAGAACCTGCCCTGA
- a CDS encoding ATP-dependent zinc protease — protein MAHRPPVLIGRLEHIALPGLGIARVQAKIDTGAYRSALHYQRVRKREVDGVPMLAVTFQMGGRRRTKLFKRFKRVTVKSSTGQTTRRYLISTRVRLNGHTVRTQFTLFDRSDMKHQVLLGRKFLRGRFVVDVSRKDVLG, from the coding sequence ATGGCCCACCGCCCCCCGGTGCTCATCGGCCGGCTGGAGCACATCGCCCTGCCCGGCCTGGGCATCGCCCGCGTGCAGGCCAAGATCGACACCGGCGCCTACCGCAGCGCCCTGCATTACCAGCGCGTCCGCAAGCGTGAGGTGGACGGCGTGCCCATGCTCGCCGTCACCTTCCAGATGGGCGGCCGCCGACGCACCAAGCTCTTCAAACGCTTCAAGCGGGTGACGGTCAAGAGCAGCACCGGGCAGACCACCCGCCGCTACCTCATCAGCACCCGCGTGCGCCTCAACGGCCACACGGTGCGCACCCAGTTCACCCTGTTCGACCGCAGCGACATGAAGCACCAGGTGCTGCTGGGCCGCAAGTTCCTGCGCGGCCGCTTCGTGGTGGACGTGTCGCGCAAGGACGTCCTGGGCTGA
- a CDS encoding LemA family protein yields MKRLPLLIGLGAIVLIALWAMGFYNGTVGLNEDVAKQWSNVENAYQLRADKTKNIVEIIKGSAEFENKTLREVVEARAKATSITLDGDNLTPENIKAFEQAQGQFTGALSRLMATVEQYPNLQTTAAFRDFQAQYEGMENRIGVERRKYNDAARNFNTRIKRFPGNLLAGLFGFSAKGYFEAQEGTENAPDISFK; encoded by the coding sequence ATGAAACGCCTTCCCCTCCTCATCGGCCTCGGCGCCATCGTGCTCATCGCCCTGTGGGCCATGGGCTTCTACAACGGCACGGTGGGCCTCAACGAGGACGTCGCCAAGCAGTGGAGCAACGTGGAGAACGCCTACCAGCTGCGCGCCGACAAGACCAAGAACATCGTGGAGATCATCAAGGGATCGGCCGAGTTCGAGAACAAGACGCTGCGCGAAGTGGTGGAGGCGCGGGCCAAGGCCACCAGCATCACCCTCGACGGCGACAACCTGACGCCGGAGAACATCAAGGCCTTCGAGCAGGCCCAGGGCCAGTTCACCGGGGCGCTCTCGCGCCTGATGGCCACGGTGGAGCAATACCCCAACCTGCAGACCACGGCCGCCTTCCGCGACTTCCAGGCCCAGTACGAGGGCATGGAGAACCGCATCGGCGTGGAGCGCCGCAAGTACAACGACGCGGCGCGCAACTTCAACACGCGCATCAAGCGCTTCCCGGGCAACCTGCTGGCCGGCCTGTTCGGCTTCAGCGCCAAGGGCTACTTCGAGGCCCAGGAAGGCACCGAGAACGCGCCTGACATCTCCTTCAAGTGA
- a CDS encoding isoaspartyl peptidase/L-asparaginase, with translation MSDAPRFALAIHGGAGTIARSEMTPAREKAYRDGLEHALRMGGTVLREGGSALDAVEAAVRSLEDCPHFNAGRGAVFNADGQHEMDASVMRGDTLQAGAVASVQNVRNPVTLARRVMEKSPHVLISGLGAFEFAHREKILLEDDQYFFDQFRYDQWQRTKGTDTYQLDHSDGEHKYGTVGAVALDVHGHLAAATSTGGMTNKRWMRIGDSPLIGAGTYANDATCAVSCTGHGESFIRAVAAHDVHALMAYKGLSLAEAVRVVVHEKLPSLDGDGGLIAVDRTGQVVLDFNCTGMYRGHLAADGTPVTAIFKD, from the coding sequence ATGTCCGACGCCCCCCGCTTCGCGCTCGCCATCCATGGCGGCGCCGGCACCATCGCCCGTTCCGAGATGACCCCCGCCCGCGAGAAGGCCTACCGCGACGGGCTGGAGCACGCCCTGCGCATGGGCGGTACGGTGCTCCGAGAAGGAGGTTCGGCCCTCGATGCGGTGGAGGCCGCCGTGCGCAGCCTGGAGGACTGCCCGCACTTCAACGCGGGACGCGGCGCCGTCTTCAACGCCGACGGCCAGCACGAGATGGACGCCTCGGTGATGCGCGGCGACACCCTGCAGGCCGGCGCCGTGGCCTCCGTGCAGAACGTGCGCAACCCCGTCACCCTGGCCCGCCGCGTGATGGAGAAGAGCCCCCACGTGCTCATCAGCGGGCTGGGCGCCTTCGAGTTCGCCCACCGCGAGAAGATCCTGCTGGAGGACGACCAGTACTTCTTCGACCAGTTCCGCTACGACCAGTGGCAGCGCACCAAGGGCACCGACACCTACCAGCTGGACCACAGCGACGGCGAGCACAAGTACGGCACCGTGGGCGCCGTGGCCCTGGACGTGCACGGCCATCTGGCCGCGGCCACCAGCACCGGCGGCATGACCAACAAACGCTGGATGCGCATCGGCGACAGCCCGCTGATCGGCGCGGGCACCTACGCCAACGACGCCACCTGCGCGGTGAGCTGCACGGGCCATGGCGAGAGCTTCATCCGCGCCGTGGCGGCCCACGATGTGCATGCGCTGATGGCCTACAAGGGCCTGTCGCTCGCCGAGGCGGTGCGCGTGGTGGTGCACGAGAAGCTGCCCTCGCTGGACGGCGATGGCGGGCTGATCGCGGTGGACCGCACGGGGCAGGTGGTGCTCGACTTCAACTGCACGGGCATGTACCGCGGCCACCTGGCGGCGGACGGCACGCCGGTGACGGCGATCTTCAAGGACTAG
- a CDS encoding TerB family tellurite resistance protein — MSYSKWIAGGLGWAFGGPIGGLVGFAVGALVDGMRGGDAPPAPEPGRPRVQQQRERAGATTQGDLALSLVVLTAALMKVDGRVTRAELDLARAFFRKHFGEPQAQQLLLVLREVLKQHIDLHGVCDQVRRHMPHAARLQLIHYLVGLAHADGAVSRAEVDLIRRIAHLLNVSDKDLESISAMFGRSDLGHAYRILEVDPAASDDEVKKAYRRMAMKHHPDKVGTMGEEVQRAAAEKFKKVQEAWERIRGARGIA; from the coding sequence ATGAGCTACTCCAAGTGGATCGCGGGTGGACTGGGCTGGGCCTTCGGAGGTCCCATCGGCGGGCTCGTGGGCTTTGCGGTGGGCGCGCTGGTGGACGGCATGCGGGGCGGCGACGCGCCCCCTGCGCCAGAACCCGGGCGGCCCCGCGTGCAGCAGCAGCGCGAGCGGGCCGGCGCCACCACGCAGGGCGACCTGGCGCTGAGCCTGGTGGTGCTCACCGCCGCCCTCATGAAGGTGGACGGCCGCGTCACGCGGGCCGAGCTCGACCTGGCCCGGGCCTTCTTCCGCAAGCACTTCGGCGAGCCCCAGGCCCAACAGCTGCTGCTGGTGTTGCGCGAGGTGCTCAAGCAGCACATCGACCTGCACGGCGTGTGCGACCAGGTGCGGCGCCACATGCCGCACGCCGCGCGCCTTCAGCTGATCCACTACCTGGTGGGCCTGGCCCATGCCGATGGGGCGGTGAGCCGCGCCGAGGTGGACCTCATCCGCCGCATCGCCCACCTGCTGAACGTGAGCGACAAGGACCTGGAGAGCATCAGCGCCATGTTCGGCCGCAGCGACCTGGGCCATGCCTACCGCATCCTGGAGGTGGATCCCGCGGCCAGTGACGACGAGGTGAAGAAGGCGTACCGGCGCATGGCCATGAAACACCACCCGGACAAGGTGGGCACCATGGGCGAGGAGGTGCAGCGCGCCGCCGCCGAGAAGTTCAAGAAGGTGCAGGAGGCCTGGGAGCGCATCCGCGGGGCGCGGGGCATCGCCTGA
- a CDS encoding TPM domain-containing protein yields MRLRALLFAPALCAALLPLGAQDDPCLPKAPARAEQDRLVFQLAPLLSEGEEERLDRKLTRFAQETSNRILVLVVDTLCGYPESDYAFAIGESWGIGAKGFDNGVVVLIKPTGPPGQRKVFIATGYGLEGAIPDLTCKRIVDNELIPRFKQGEYYAGLDKATDVLMGLAKGEFDHASYDKRKVPWPVFVVLALVLLVIIMGLRSGVKRYARTNDVDFWTALWLMNQASKQHSGRWGGFTGGGGWRGGGGGFGGFGGGSFGGGGAGGSW; encoded by the coding sequence ATGAGGCTTCGCGCGCTGCTCTTCGCCCCGGCCCTCTGCGCGGCGCTGCTCCCCCTCGGCGCGCAGGACGACCCCTGCCTGCCCAAGGCCCCGGCCCGGGCCGAGCAGGACCGGCTCGTGTTCCAACTGGCGCCCTTGCTGAGCGAAGGGGAGGAGGAGCGCCTGGACCGCAAGCTCACGCGCTTCGCCCAGGAGACCAGCAACCGGATCCTCGTGCTGGTGGTGGACACGCTCTGCGGCTACCCGGAGAGCGACTATGCCTTCGCCATCGGCGAGTCGTGGGGCATCGGGGCCAAGGGCTTCGACAACGGCGTGGTGGTGCTGATCAAGCCCACCGGTCCTCCCGGGCAGCGCAAGGTCTTCATCGCCACCGGCTACGGGCTCGAAGGCGCCATCCCCGACCTCACCTGCAAGCGCATCGTGGACAACGAGCTGATCCCCCGCTTCAAGCAGGGCGAGTACTACGCGGGGCTGGACAAGGCCACCGATGTGCTCATGGGCCTGGCCAAGGGCGAGTTCGACCATGCGAGCTACGACAAGCGCAAGGTGCCCTGGCCCGTGTTCGTCGTGCTGGCGCTGGTGCTCCTCGTGATCATCATGGGGTTGCGCAGCGGCGTGAAGCGCTATGCGCGCACCAACGACGTGGACTTCTGGACGGCGCTGTGGTTGATGAACCAGGCGAGCAAGCAGCACAGCGGACGCTGGGGTGGCTTCACCGGTGGCGGCGGCTGGCGGGGTGGTGGCGGTGGTTTCGGTGGGTTCGGTGGCGGCAGTTTCGGCGGTGGCGGTGCGGGCGGCAGCTGGTGA
- a CDS encoding NAD(P)/FAD-dependent oxidoreductase yields MRHRPPTGEYDALVIGAGISGLTAAAILARAGLKVCVLEMDARPGGYLAGFRRKDFRFDSAIHWLNQCGPRGYVTRVFDLIGRDHPVARPQRRIRRWKSPSVDLLLTDRPDDLKAELIRRFPHERAGIERFFRDAWKLGRSFDRSSGLIRAQETMGPVERVSYMLRRLRFALPFIRHLGYQGDAGVKKGLDRYFTDPGLHKLFSSEQELLACLVPIGWAYFGDYQSPPKGGSQVFPEWLSHVVTRLGGELHYRCRVTRILLEGGRCVGVEGDQRGTPFTLRARQVIAACDVETLYERMLPPEAVPEKLKARLREAVLYSSSVTVSLGLDVPAEALGFNEELIYLHRDDVPRDAHGGTDPAQSGISILAPSLRDKSMAPPGMGTLTLYIPALFTDHGTWATERDASGAIVRGEAYERLKQQVADALIDRVERALAPGLRSHIVYCDVATPITHWRYTGNRNGSMMGAKPGKENFKAGIAHYRTPVPGLLLGGHWADLGGGVPIAVKSGVNTALIVLKDRRHAAFATWRDYLDKGLDVERVRTGPGLVPYAEDWVQAPTPAEKRALRGEAGAEEEG; encoded by the coding sequence ATGCGGCATCGGCCACCCACGGGCGAGTACGACGCGCTGGTGATCGGCGCGGGCATCAGCGGCCTCACGGCGGCGGCCATCCTGGCGCGGGCGGGGCTGAAGGTGTGCGTGCTGGAGATGGACGCCCGCCCCGGGGGCTACCTCGCCGGGTTCCGCCGCAAGGACTTCCGCTTCGACAGCGCCATCCACTGGCTGAACCAATGCGGCCCCCGCGGCTACGTCACCCGGGTGTTCGACCTCATCGGTCGCGACCACCCCGTGGCCCGTCCGCAGCGGCGGATCCGCCGGTGGAAGAGCCCGTCGGTGGACCTGCTGCTCACCGACCGGCCGGACGACCTGAAGGCCGAGCTCATCCGCCGGTTCCCGCATGAGCGTGCCGGCATCGAGCGCTTCTTCCGCGACGCCTGGAAGCTGGGGCGTTCCTTCGACCGCAGCAGCGGCCTCATCCGCGCGCAGGAGACCATGGGCCCGGTGGAGCGCGTGAGCTACATGCTGCGCCGCTTGCGCTTCGCCCTGCCCTTCATCAGGCACCTGGGCTACCAGGGCGATGCCGGCGTGAAGAAGGGCCTGGACCGCTACTTCACCGACCCCGGTCTGCACAAGCTGTTCAGCAGTGAACAGGAGCTGCTGGCCTGCCTGGTGCCCATCGGTTGGGCCTACTTCGGCGACTACCAGAGCCCGCCCAAGGGCGGCAGCCAGGTCTTCCCCGAATGGCTGTCCCACGTGGTGACGCGCCTGGGCGGCGAGCTCCACTACCGCTGCCGCGTCACCCGCATCCTGCTGGAGGGCGGCCGCTGCGTGGGCGTGGAGGGCGACCAGCGCGGCACCCCCTTCACCCTACGCGCCCGGCAGGTGATCGCGGCCTGCGATGTGGAGACGCTCTACGAGCGCATGCTGCCGCCCGAGGCGGTGCCGGAGAAGCTGAAGGCCAGGCTGCGCGAGGCGGTGCTCTACAGCAGTTCGGTCACCGTGTCGCTCGGCCTGGACGTGCCCGCCGAGGCGCTGGGCTTCAACGAGGAGCTCATCTACCTGCACCGCGACGATGTGCCGCGCGATGCGCACGGTGGCACGGACCCCGCGCAGAGCGGCATCAGCATCCTGGCGCCCAGCCTGCGCGACAAGAGCATGGCGCCGCCGGGCATGGGCACCCTCACGCTCTACATCCCCGCCCTCTTCACCGACCACGGCACCTGGGCCACCGAGCGCGACGCCTCGGGCGCCATCGTGCGGGGCGAGGCCTACGAACGGCTGAAGCAGCAAGTGGCCGACGCGCTGATCGACCGCGTGGAGCGGGCGCTGGCACCGGGGCTGCGCAGCCACATCGTGTACTGCGACGTGGCCACGCCCATCACCCACTGGCGCTACACCGGCAACCGCAACGGCAGCATGATGGGCGCCAAGCCCGGCAAGGAGAACTTCAAGGCCGGCATCGCGCACTACCGCACCCCGGTGCCGGGCCTGCTGCTGGGCGGCCATTGGGCCGACCTCGGCGGCGGCGTCCCCATCGCCGTGAAGTCGGGCGTCAACACGGCCCTGATCGTGCTGAAGGACCGCCGCCATGCCGCCTTCGCCACCTGGCGCGACTACCTGGACAAGGGCCTTGACGTGGAGCGCGTGCGCACCGGTCCGGGGCTGGTGCCCTATGCCGAGGACTGGGTGCAGGCGCCCACCCCGGCGGAGAAACGAGCGCTGCGCGGCGAGGCCGGTGCGGAGGAGGAGGGGTGA
- a CDS encoding DUF4920 domain-containing protein: MKNLYTLSLAAALMLGAATAHAQTPARNASGAPVPMESYGKAITPDGAIGAHDLLDRMKSSESVTAKVAVEVLTSCAKKGCWMDVALPNGEVMKVRFVDYGFFVPTEGLTGKRAILQGVASKEVIDVATQRHYLEDAGKSKEEIEKITEPKIAYTFLAEGVLIGD; this comes from the coding sequence ATGAAGAACCTGTACACCCTGAGCCTCGCCGCCGCCCTGATGCTGGGCGCGGCCACCGCCCACGCCCAGACCCCCGCCCGCAACGCCTCCGGCGCCCCCGTGCCCATGGAGAGCTACGGCAAGGCCATCACCCCCGACGGCGCCATCGGCGCGCACGACCTGCTCGACCGCATGAAGAGCAGCGAGAGCGTGACCGCCAAGGTGGCCGTGGAGGTGCTCACCAGCTGCGCCAAGAAGGGCTGCTGGATGGACGTGGCCCTGCCCAACGGCGAGGTGATGAAGGTGCGCTTCGTGGACTACGGCTTCTTCGTGCCCACCGAGGGCCTCACCGGCAAGCGCGCCATCCTGCAAGGCGTGGCGAGCAAGGAGGTGATCGACGTGGCCACCCAGCGCCACTATCTGGAGGATGCCGGCAAGAGCAAGGAGGAGATCGAGAAGATCACCGAACCCAAGATCGCCTACACCTTCCTGGCGGAGGGTGTGCTCATCGGTGACTGA
- a CDS encoding TPM domain-containing protein, translating to MLAERFLTPKERDRVRAAIAEAERATSGELRVHLEDRCEEDVLDHAAFIFDELGMHRTAARNGVLIYVSVGDHRLAVIGDAGIHAVVPTNFWNDVLGVLRLHFAAGRQAEGLCEAARMVGEKLRAHFPRRTDDGNELSDDISIG from the coding sequence CTGCTCGCCGAGCGCTTCCTCACCCCCAAGGAGCGCGACCGGGTGCGGGCCGCCATCGCGGAGGCCGAGCGCGCCACCAGCGGCGAGCTGCGCGTGCACCTGGAGGACCGCTGCGAGGAGGATGTGCTGGACCATGCCGCCTTCATCTTCGATGAGCTGGGCATGCACCGCACGGCCGCGCGCAACGGTGTGCTCATCTACGTGAGCGTGGGCGACCACCGGCTGGCGGTGATCGGCGACGCCGGCATCCATGCGGTGGTGCCGACCAATTTCTGGAACGATGTGCTGGGCGTGCTGCGCCTGCACTTCGCCGCCGGCCGCCAGGCGGAGGGCCTGTGCGAGGCGGCCCGGATGGTGGGCGAAAAGCTGCGTGCCCATTTCCCCCGCCGCACTGACGACGGCAACGAACTGTCCGACGACATCAGCATCGGATGA